Part of the Tribolium castaneum strain GA2 chromosome 4, icTriCast1.1, whole genome shotgun sequence genome is shown below.
TACAAAGTAAACGAAAACACtaataacacattaaaaatcaattagaTACTAAATTTGAATATCCAGTCCGGTCCTGATTTAATATAATGTAATGAGGGCTCGTGTCCTGACTTATGCGTAGTCTTGTGAAACACACTCCAAGTGAATCTCTtcgtaaaaatgaaactttatttaattgtaatcACACTTTTCAAATTCTCGGTACGTTACCAAATATTTTGCCCTTTCTAGTCgatgaataaataattgcagTATTCGTTGAAAGTATCCCTGTATTACGAATCCCTTTGTTACGACAGCTCAAGATTCATAACACGCCAACTCACCCCTAATTACtcacaactcaaaaattacattcaaCTCGAATTCATCCCTTATGGCAAAGCTACAGTAAGTaacaatataaaattatattcgcccttttgttgtaataaatttttaagcaCAATTACGTTAATCGTCGATGGATCTTCGACTGCCAACATGGCCCCAACGAATGCCAAGGCAACAAATACCAAGCTTGTGCTTTGGCACAAAACAGTGGACAAGATAAGGATTTGGCATTTGTTGATTGTGTGATGCGTGAGCGAAATCCGGCtgatgttgaaaaaattaaaaaagtatttttgcgtggttggtttaaaaattaaaaaattgatttaaatttttagtgtGCTCAAAGGGTTGGAATTAATTGGGGGAAAATCATCAAATGTGCAACGACCAATCAAGGAGATGATTTGTTAGCTAAACATGGCTCTAGGACCTATGATCTTGAACCAAATATTTCATTCGTTCCAACTGTGGTCTATGATGATCAGTTTGATGATAATCTGCAGGAAATGTCGCTTGTGGACTTTGCAGCTGTTGTCTGTAGCAAGATTAGAAGCGATAAACCGCGAATTTGTGATAACAAGACGTTACCACAAaggagatttttttcaatgtaaagtaatttataaataaaaacgttaTCTAAAGAATTTGTCTGGGCTTTTCATTAGCTTTCTGGTTTAGGAGAACccacaaaaaatagtacaaacaacgcaatttaaatttaattaactcatataaaaaatgtaatattgtgtatttttggttgcatgaCCGGCAGAAAATGCTGGAATCTGAATTATTTTATCTTCAACTTCTAGAAGTTAGAA
Proteins encoded:
- the LOC100142038 gene encoding GILT-like protein 1, translating into MKLYLIVITLFKFSYSLKVSLYYESLCYDSSRFITRQLTPNYSQLKNYIQLEFIPYGKATHNYVNRRWIFDCQHGPNECQGNKYQACALAQNSGQDKDLAFVDCVMRERNPADVEKIKKCAQRVGINWGKIIKCATTNQGDDLLAKHGSRTYDLEPNISFVPTVVYDDQFDDNLQEMSLVDFAAVVCSKIRSDKPRICDNKTLPQRRFFSM